In the archaeon BMS3Bbin15 genome, one interval contains:
- the ubiC gene encoding chorismate pyruvate-lyase, protein MRFEEIEKKLSPVHRILLTTDGSVTRVLEALFGQVEVETELQKVIKAGERVASLLEIHKGNKVNLRVVILRAGEINTAYAVSLTPVERIEPEFRGYIMKEDIPIGRIMRKLKIESRRELRNYSVVKAGKKLSRIFRISPGEAVLRRNYNIIREGKIMMNITEFFPCSLYRFNKK, encoded by the coding sequence GTGAGATTTGAGGAGATTGAGAAGAAACTATCTCCTGTGCACAGAATTCTGCTTACAACAGACGGCTCAGTAACAAGAGTGCTGGAAGCTCTTTTTGGTCAGGTGGAGGTGGAGACAGAGCTTCAGAAGGTTATAAAGGCAGGTGAGAGAGTTGCCAGTCTTCTTGAGATTCATAAGGGCAACAAGGTGAATCTGAGGGTTGTCATTCTCAGAGCCGGTGAAATCAATACTGCCTATGCAGTATCATTGACTCCTGTGGAGAGAATAGAGCCGGAATTCAGGGGATATATTATGAAAGAGGATATCCCTATAGGCAGAATAATGAGAAAACTTAAAATTGAATCAAGACGTGAGCTCAGGAATTATTCAGTTGTTAAGGCAGGAAAGAAACTCTCCAGAATTTTCAGAATTTCTCCTGGTGAAGCTGTGCTTAGAAGAAATTATAATATTATAAGAGAAGGAAAGATTATGATGAACATTACTGAGTTCTTTCCATGTTCTCTCTATAGATTTAATAAAAAATAG